The Alphaproteobacteria bacterium genomic sequence TTCGACCGCGGCGTGCGCCCGATCGGCGACTGGTCGATATCGACGATCTTATCGAGGAACTCGAGCCCTTCGATCTTGTCGTGTTCCGCGGGTGCGGTGCGCGCGTTGTTGAGGGCGCGCGCCACCGCGCGGTACAGCGTTTCGATGATCAGAGTCGACTTTCCGCCCCCCGACACGCCGGTCACGCATACGAATGCGCCCAAGGGAATGTCGATATCGACGTTGGTCAAATTGTTGCCGCGCGCGCCGCGGACCTTGATTTTCTGGCCGGATTTGCCGGCGCGCCGGGCCTCGGGGACGGCGATCTCGCGCGCGCCGGTGAGGTATTGTCCGGTGATGCTCTCGGCATTGCCCATGATTTGGTCGGGGGTGCCCTCGGCGATAATCCTGCCGCCGTGGATTCCTGCTCCCGGTCCCATGTCGATGACATAGTCGGCAGCGCGGATGGCTTCCTCGTCGTGCTCGACGACGATGACGGTATTGCCGAGATCGCGCAGGTTCTCCAGCGTGTCGAGAAGCCGCCTATTGTCGCGCTGGTGCAGGCCGATCGAGGGTTCGTCCAACACATAAAGAACGCCGGTGAGGCCCGAACCGATTTGCGAGGCGAGCCGAATTCGCTGGCTTTCGCCGCCTGACAGCGTGCCCGAGTTGCGGCTCAGCGTCAGATACTCCAATCCGACATTGACCAAAAACCCGAGCCGCTCGTTGATCTCGCGCAGGATACGTTCGGCGATCTCGTTTTGCTTGGCGGTGAGTTCGCCCGCAAGGCCGCGGAACCACGCGTCGGCCTGGGCAATCGACATTTGCGAAATTTCGCCGACATGATGACCGCCGATCTTGACGGCTAGCGCCTCGGGTTTGAGCCGCCAGCCGTCGCAGGCATCGCACAACGTCTCGTTTTGAAAGCGGGCCATGTCGTCGCGAATCCAGCTTGAATCGGTTTCGCGCCAACGCCGTTCAAGGTTGGGGATAACGCCCTCGAACGGTTTGGACGTTTGGTAGTTGCGGGTGCCGTCGTCGTAGGTCATCCGCACGGCGTCCTCGCCGGAGCCGTAGAGGATGACCTGGCGGACCTCATCAGGGATGTCGTCCCACGCATCGTTGAACGAAAATTTGTAATGCCGCGCGATCGATTGCAGCGTCTGTGCGTAGTATGGCGAGGGCGTCGACGACCGCGACCACGGCGCGATGGCGCCGTCCTTCAAGGACTTGGTGCCATCGGGCACCACAAGGCCGGGGTCGAAAAAGGTCTGCGTGCCGAGCCCATCGCACGATGGGCAGGCGCCGAACGGATTGTTGAAGGAGAACAGCCGCGGCTCGATCTCCTCGATGGTGAATCCCGACACCGGGCAGGCGAACTTCGACGAAAACATCGTGCGCTCACCGGTATCGGCATTCTCCGCGATCGCCAGCCCGTCCGCCTCGCGCAAGCACGTCTCGATCGAATCCGCCAGCCGATTGCCGAGGTCGGGACGAACGACGACCCGGTCGACCACTACCTCGATGTCGTGCTTCAGTTTTTTGTTGAGCGCGGGCACCTCGTCGATTTCGTAGACCTCGCCGTCGACTTTGACGCGGGTGAATCCGCGTTTCATCAAATCCGCGAATTCCTTCCGGTATTCGCCCTTGCGCCCGCGCACGATCGGCGCCAGCAGGAACAACCGCGTCCCCTCCGGCATCGCGGCAATCCGGTCTGACATTTGACTGACAGTCTGGCTTTCGATCGGCAGGCCGGTGGCCGGCGAATAGGGGATACCGACCCGCGCAAAGAGGAGGCGCATGTAGTCGTAAATTTCGGTCACGGTGCCGACCGTCGAGCGCGGATTGCGCGAGGTCGTCTTCTGCTCGATCGAGATCGCCGGCGACAGTCCTTCGATGTGGTCGACGTCGGGCTTTTGCATCAGTTCGAGGAACTGCCGCGCGTAGGCCGACAGGCTTTCGACGTAGCGGCGTTGGCCCTCGGCATAGATTGTATCGAACGCCAGGGACGACTTGCCCGACCCCGACAGCCCGGTCATCACCACCAACTTGTCGCGCGGGATATCGACGTCGACGCCCTTCAAATTGTGCTCGCGCGCGCCGCGGATGGAGATCGTTTTCAGCGGGTCGGGACCGGGGCGTTTTTGGCTGGTTTTAGCGCTTTTTGGCGTGGACACGGGCACTCACAGCGAAACAAGGGAACTGGCCAATATAGGGCACGGATGCCCCCGCGCGGGGAAATGAAGTGACCTTCGCCCCAGACTTTTCTGTGGATAAGGTGCTGGCAGTTTGCTGGCGAGGACATTGGGGGGCGCGGCGAACCCGGGGCCCCTTCGCACCGCCTCCGGTGCATGCTAAGCCGGGCACATGTTTGGCGACATCAACTATTGGCTGGTTTCTACCTTCGTCCTGCCGGTGCTGCTCGGCAT encodes the following:
- the uvrA gene encoding excinuclease ABC subunit UvrA, producing the protein MKTISIRGAREHNLKGVDVDIPRDKLVVMTGLSGSGKSSLAFDTIYAEGQRRYVESLSAYARQFLELMQKPDVDHIEGLSPAISIEQKTTSRNPRSTVGTVTEIYDYMRLLFARVGIPYSPATGLPIESQTVSQMSDRIAAMPEGTRLFLLAPIVRGRKGEYRKEFADLMKRGFTRVKVDGEVYEIDEVPALNKKLKHDIEVVVDRVVVRPDLGNRLADSIETCLREADGLAIAENADTGERTMFSSKFACPVSGFTIEEIEPRLFSFNNPFGACPSCDGLGTQTFFDPGLVVPDGTKSLKDGAIAPWSRSSTPSPYYAQTLQSIARHYKFSFNDAWDDIPDEVRQVILYGSGEDAVRMTYDDGTRNYQTSKPFEGVIPNLERRWRETDSSWIRDDMARFQNETLCDACDGWRLKPEALAVKIGGHHVGEISQMSIAQADAWFRGLAGELTAKQNEIAERILREINERLGFLVNVGLEYLTLSRNSGTLSGGESQRIRLASQIGSGLTGVLYVLDEPSIGLHQRDNRRLLDTLENLRDLGNTVIVVEHDEEAIRAADYVIDMGPGAGIHGGRIIAEGTPDQIMGNAESITGQYLTGAREIAVPEARRAGKSGQKIKVRGARGNNLTNVDIDIPLGAFVCVTGVSGGGKSTLIIETLYRAVARALNNARTAPAEHDKIEGLEFLDKIVDIDQSPIGRTPRSNPATYTGAFTPIRDWFAGLPEAGARGYKPGRFSFNVKGGRCEACQGDGVVKIEMHFLPDVYVQCDVCHGRRYNRETLEIKFKEKSIADVLDMTVDEAADFFSAVPVIREKMVTLQRVGLGYIHVGQQATTLSGGEAQRVKLAKELSRRATGQTLYILDEPTTGLHFEDVRKLLEVLHALVDQGNAVLVIEHNLEVIKTADWVIDLGPEGGDKGGRIVAVGTPETVAQTKGSYTGAYLADIFKRGRTARQPGEESDLFDDDDKPAAAKKPRVRRAAAKSATGRTKKSVNKSKASPTPARAKKAGKTGRKTAR